One Saccharopolyspora erythraea NRRL 2338 genomic region harbors:
- a CDS encoding alpha/beta fold hydrolase, translated as MPHAHQRTDAVARAHDGTALAHQRQGSGYPLVLLAGQANNHHWWDGVREDFDAEHSTITMDYRGTGDSGKPDEHYSTRGFAEDVIAVLDDLGVDRADVYGTSMGGRVAQWVAARHPERVRRLVLGCTSPGGPRAVERDGAVRRALAQSDPAAARGALLELMFAPAWLAEHPGPHPVLGDPDMPPHARRRHLVASNEHDAWDVLPLITAPTLILHGDEDRLTPPDNAELLASRIPDARVRLLAGARHAYFRERRGEAGALVADFLAG; from the coding sequence ATGCCCCACGCCCACCAGCGGACCGACGCCGTCGCCCGAGCCCACGATGGCACCGCGCTCGCCCACCAGCGCCAGGGGAGCGGCTACCCCCTCGTGCTGCTCGCGGGGCAGGCCAACAACCACCACTGGTGGGACGGCGTGCGCGAGGACTTCGACGCCGAGCACAGCACCATCACGATGGACTACCGGGGAACGGGTGACAGCGGCAAGCCGGACGAGCACTACTCGACCCGGGGTTTCGCCGAGGACGTCATCGCCGTTCTCGACGACCTCGGCGTCGACCGCGCCGACGTCTACGGGACGTCGATGGGCGGCCGCGTCGCGCAGTGGGTCGCCGCGCGCCATCCCGAACGCGTGCGGCGGCTGGTGCTCGGATGCACCTCGCCGGGCGGTCCGCGCGCCGTCGAGCGCGACGGCGCGGTGCGGCGCGCCCTGGCGCAGAGCGACCCCGCAGCGGCTCGCGGCGCCCTGCTCGAGCTGATGTTCGCTCCGGCCTGGCTCGCCGAGCATCCCGGACCGCATCCGGTCCTCGGCGATCCGGACATGCCCCCGCACGCCCGGCGCCGCCACCTGGTGGCCAGCAACGAGCACGACGCCTGGGACGTGCTCCCGCTGATCACGGCGCCCACGCTGATCCTGCACGGTGACGAGGACCGGCTGACACCGCCGGACAACGCGGAGCTGCTCGCCTCGCGGATCCCGGACGCGCGGGTGCGCCTCCTCGCCGGCGCGCGCCACGCCTATTTCCGCGAGCGCCGCGGAGAAGCCGGGGCGCTGGTCGCGGATTTCCTCGCAGGCTGA
- a CDS encoding LysR family transcriptional regulator, which produces MDIKQLKALVTVAEAGSVTRAAELLHLVQPAVTRQIRTLEQELGVVLFERTRQGMRPTEAGAVMVDRARRALNELERARVEVQPTPGAVTGVVTVGLLESATDLLAEPLVSAIAREQPGIELRLMTAYSGHLQQWLDDGDLDLTLLYNLASGPSLNAHRLARERLWAVAPHDEALRAASPVPFSEVAAHPLVMPAAGHALRALIDSAAARAGADLNVVVQTNSMRVQKQLVLAGHGWTILPGVGIAEDVARGSLSAAPLCEPDVWRSIVLGTQRSGRTPPAVEVVARELGRQVHAAVRDGRWPSAEWHADGTGLEDR; this is translated from the coding sequence GTGGACATCAAGCAGCTCAAGGCGCTGGTGACGGTCGCGGAGGCGGGTAGCGTCACCCGGGCGGCCGAACTGCTGCACCTGGTCCAGCCCGCCGTCACCCGGCAGATCCGCACGCTGGAGCAGGAGCTCGGCGTGGTGCTGTTCGAGCGGACCCGCCAGGGCATGCGGCCCACCGAGGCCGGGGCGGTCATGGTCGACCGCGCCCGCCGGGCCCTCAACGAGCTCGAACGGGCGCGGGTGGAGGTGCAGCCGACCCCCGGTGCGGTGACCGGCGTGGTGACCGTCGGGCTGCTGGAGAGCGCGACCGACCTGCTCGCCGAGCCGCTGGTCTCGGCCATCGCGCGGGAGCAGCCCGGGATCGAGCTGCGGCTGATGACCGCCTACTCGGGGCATCTGCAGCAGTGGCTCGACGACGGCGACCTCGACCTGACGTTGCTCTACAACCTGGCCAGCGGTCCGTCGCTCAACGCGCACCGGCTGGCGCGGGAGCGGCTGTGGGCGGTCGCGCCGCACGACGAGGCGTTGCGCGCCGCGAGCCCGGTCCCGTTCTCGGAGGTCGCCGCGCACCCGCTCGTCATGCCCGCGGCCGGGCACGCCCTGCGGGCCCTGATCGACTCGGCCGCCGCCCGCGCCGGAGCCGACCTGAACGTGGTCGTGCAGACCAACTCGATGCGGGTGCAGAAGCAGCTCGTGCTCGCCGGCCACGGCTGGACCATCCTGCCCGGGGTGGGCATCGCCGAGGACGTCGCCCGCGGATCGCTCAGCGCCGCGCCGTTGTGCGAGCCCGACGTGTGGCGCTCGATCGTCCTCGGCACGCAGCGCAGCGGGCGCACACCGCCCGCGGTGGAGGTCGTGGCGCGCGAGCTGGGACGGCAGGTCCACGCCGCCGTGCGCGACGGCCGCTGGCCGTCGGCCGAGTGGCATGCCGACGGCACCGGCCTGGAAGACCGATGA
- a CDS encoding CaiB/BaiF CoA transferase family protein produces MTEPPLSGITVVSIEQAVAAPFATRQLADLGARVIKVERTGGGDFARRYDTTVHGQSSYFVWLNRSKESVALDLKSPRGREVLERLLATADVFVQNLAPGAAARLGVDAASLTRRYPSLIPCTVSGYGTSGPWADRKAYDLLVQCQTGLVSLTGDERGTARVGISVADIAAGMYAYSGVLTALFTRATTAVARAVEVSLFEALAEWMSQPADYTRHSGTQPPRIGTQHATIAPYGAYTAADGREVLFSIQNETEWAALCEQVLERPDLVADPRFATGSDRVAHRDELNAIVAERFGRGDSAEISKLLDQAGIANAGVNDVAEFLAHPVLSGRDRWRDVGIPGAVVPALVPPVDLAGVTPRMDPVPAAGEHTERLLTELGYSPGDIDGLRSGNVI; encoded by the coding sequence ATGACCGAACCGCCGCTTTCCGGCATCACCGTCGTCAGCATCGAGCAGGCGGTGGCCGCCCCCTTCGCGACCCGCCAGCTGGCCGATCTCGGCGCCCGCGTGATCAAGGTGGAACGGACGGGCGGCGGCGACTTCGCCCGCCGCTACGACACCACCGTGCACGGGCAGTCCAGCTACTTCGTGTGGCTCAACCGCTCGAAGGAGTCCGTGGCGCTGGACCTGAAATCCCCGCGCGGCCGGGAGGTTCTGGAGCGGTTGCTCGCCACGGCCGACGTGTTCGTGCAGAACCTGGCGCCGGGGGCGGCGGCGCGGCTGGGCGTGGACGCGGCGTCGCTGACGCGGCGATACCCGTCGTTGATCCCGTGCACCGTGTCCGGCTACGGCACCAGCGGGCCGTGGGCCGACCGCAAGGCCTACGACCTGCTCGTGCAGTGCCAGACCGGGCTGGTGTCGCTGACCGGCGACGAACGCGGAACCGCCCGCGTGGGGATCTCCGTCGCCGACATCGCCGCCGGGATGTACGCCTACTCGGGAGTCCTGACCGCGCTGTTCACCCGGGCGACCACCGCCGTCGCCCGCGCCGTCGAGGTGTCGCTGTTCGAGGCACTCGCCGAATGGATGAGCCAGCCCGCCGACTACACCCGCCACAGCGGCACCCAGCCGCCGCGGATCGGCACCCAGCACGCGACGATCGCCCCCTACGGCGCCTACACCGCGGCCGACGGCAGGGAAGTGCTGTTCTCCATCCAGAACGAGACCGAATGGGCCGCGCTGTGCGAGCAGGTCCTCGAACGCCCGGACCTGGTGGCCGACCCGCGGTTCGCCACCGGCTCCGACCGCGTCGCGCACCGCGACGAGCTCAACGCGATCGTCGCCGAGCGCTTCGGCCGCGGCGACAGCGCCGAGATCTCGAAGCTGCTCGACCAGGCCGGGATCGCCAACGCCGGGGTCAACGACGTCGCGGAGTTCCTCGCTCACCCGGTGCTCAGCGGTCGCGACCGCTGGCGCGACGTGGGTATCCCGGGAGCGGTCGTGCCGGCGCTGGTGCCCCCGGTCGACCTCGCGGGAGTCACCCCGCGCATGGATCCCGTGCCCGCCGCGGGCGAGCACACCGAGCGGCTGCTGACCGAGCTCGGCTACTCCCCCGGCGACATCGACGGCCTGCGTTCCGGCAACGTCATCTGA
- a CDS encoding acyl-CoA dehydrogenase family protein → MSTLDALSEDERFVVATVRDFVDKEVRPVVRELEHSGTYPEALIEQMKQLGIFGLAVPESYGGTPVSTPCYVLVTEELARGWMSLAGAMGGHTVVAKLLLRFGTEEQKRRYLPGMATGEVRATMALTEPGGGSDLQAMRTVASRDADGYVVNGSKTWITNSRRSQLIALMCKTDPRAEPAHKGISILLVEHGPGLTVSRDLPKLGYKGVESCELSFDDYRASADAVLGGVEGAGFAQMMKGLETGRLQVAARALGVARAALEDSLAYAQERESFGKPIWQHQSIGNYLADMATSFSAARQLTLHAAREYDAGRRVDMEAGMAKLFASETAMRIALDAVRIHGGYGYSTEFDVERYFRDAPLMIVGEGTNEIQRNVIASQLVKRGGLDG, encoded by the coding sequence GTGAGCACCCTCGACGCCCTTTCCGAGGACGAGCGGTTCGTCGTCGCCACGGTCCGCGACTTCGTCGACAAGGAGGTCCGCCCGGTCGTCCGGGAGCTGGAGCACTCCGGCACCTACCCCGAGGCGCTGATCGAGCAGATGAAGCAGCTCGGGATCTTCGGGCTGGCCGTCCCCGAGTCCTACGGCGGCACCCCGGTGTCCACCCCGTGCTACGTGCTCGTCACCGAGGAGCTCGCCCGCGGCTGGATGAGCCTGGCCGGCGCGATGGGCGGGCACACCGTCGTCGCCAAGCTGCTGCTGCGCTTCGGCACCGAGGAGCAGAAGCGCCGCTACCTGCCGGGGATGGCCACCGGCGAGGTGCGGGCGACGATGGCGCTGACCGAGCCAGGCGGCGGTTCGGACCTGCAGGCCATGCGCACCGTCGCCAGCCGCGACGCCGACGGGTACGTGGTCAACGGGTCGAAGACCTGGATCACCAACTCGCGGCGCTCGCAGCTCATCGCGCTGATGTGCAAGACCGACCCGCGGGCCGAACCCGCGCACAAGGGCATCTCGATCCTGCTCGTCGAGCACGGGCCCGGGCTCACCGTCTCCCGCGACCTGCCCAAGCTCGGCTACAAGGGCGTCGAGAGCTGCGAGCTGTCCTTCGACGACTACCGCGCGAGCGCGGACGCGGTGCTCGGTGGCGTGGAGGGCGCGGGTTTCGCGCAGATGATGAAGGGCCTGGAGACGGGCCGCCTGCAGGTCGCCGCGCGCGCACTCGGCGTCGCCCGCGCCGCGCTGGAGGACTCACTGGCCTACGCCCAGGAGCGCGAGTCCTTCGGCAAACCCATCTGGCAGCACCAGTCCATCGGCAACTACCTGGCCGACATGGCCACCTCGTTCTCGGCCGCGCGCCAGCTCACCCTGCACGCCGCGCGCGAGTACGACGCGGGGCGCCGGGTCGACATGGAAGCCGGCATGGCCAAGCTGTTCGCCTCCGAGACCGCCATGCGGATCGCCCTCGACGCCGTGCGCATCCACGGCGGCTACGGCTACTCCACCGAGTTCGACGTCGAACGCTACTTCCGCGACGCGCCGCTGATGATCGTCGGCGAGGGCACCAACGAGATCCAGCGCAACGTCATCGCGAGTCAGCTCGTGAAGCGCGGCGGCCTCGACGGCTGA
- a CDS encoding glycogen debranching N-terminal domain-containing protein, with amino-acid sequence MPDGQQPALHDLVTVLCAPSVAISAPDGQIRAGGASGFYRHDRRGLALLEIGVEGAELVPTGANAPEAGRACFHGVLRGQGEANPDPVLHYRRERRAGGESFAETWTLCNHSSRDADLVVTARVATDLARMDLVKAGAPGALAEPEATGDGVRWQGDGCAVDLAASRTADDVSIEDNQVRLSWRVEFPAGAQWSLSFALHQHEQEQSGFLPQRPARPVRLVAPRAGEGDHARLLERSLQDLDGLLLADPRQPESAFLAAGSPWFFTLFGRDSLWAARFLLPLGTELAGGTLRVLAALQGTRHDPATEEQPGKIPHELRRAAIDIDGSEPLRLPPLYYGTVDATPLWVCLLHDAWRAGLPEDEVRALLPTLTAALGWLSGPGDPDGDGFCEYQGSDADGLANQGWKDSGDGIRWSDGGIARRPLALCEVQGYAYAAAVGGADLLDAFGGDGGPARQWGAELRARFREQFWVEDEHGRYPAVALDGDKRPVTGPTSNMAHLLGTGLLDAHEARLVADQLTSSALDSGYGLRTLASTNAGFNPLSYHCGSVWPHDTAIAVLGLAAEGLHEQARVLAEGLVRSAVEFGHRVPELHGGTDRAAGEPVVAYPASCRPQAWSAAGAVAVVGYLEGWNRAAKPGAQPGRNA; translated from the coding sequence ATGCCCGACGGCCAGCAGCCCGCGCTCCACGACCTGGTCACCGTGCTGTGCGCGCCGAGCGTCGCCATCAGCGCGCCGGACGGGCAGATCCGCGCCGGAGGGGCGTCCGGTTTCTACCGCCACGACCGGCGCGGCCTGGCGCTGCTGGAGATCGGCGTCGAGGGTGCGGAGCTGGTGCCGACGGGCGCGAACGCGCCCGAGGCCGGTCGGGCATGCTTCCACGGGGTGCTGCGCGGACAGGGCGAGGCGAACCCGGATCCTGTGCTGCACTACCGCCGCGAGCGCCGTGCCGGTGGTGAGTCCTTCGCCGAGACCTGGACGCTGTGCAACCACTCGTCGCGCGACGCCGACCTGGTCGTCACCGCTCGCGTCGCGACCGACCTGGCCAGGATGGACCTGGTGAAGGCCGGTGCCCCGGGCGCGCTCGCGGAACCGGAGGCCACCGGCGACGGTGTGCGCTGGCAGGGTGACGGGTGCGCCGTCGACCTCGCCGCGAGCCGGACGGCCGACGATGTGTCCATTGAGGACAACCAGGTGCGCTTGTCGTGGCGCGTCGAGTTTCCCGCCGGCGCGCAGTGGTCCTTGTCGTTCGCCCTCCACCAGCACGAGCAAGAGCAGTCCGGGTTCCTGCCGCAGCGGCCGGCGCGTCCCGTCCGGCTGGTCGCTCCGCGGGCGGGGGAGGGTGATCACGCCAGGCTCCTGGAGCGCAGCCTGCAGGACCTGGACGGACTGCTGCTGGCAGACCCGCGGCAGCCGGAGTCGGCGTTCCTCGCCGCGGGCAGCCCGTGGTTCTTCACCCTGTTCGGCCGGGACTCCCTGTGGGCGGCCAGGTTCCTGCTGCCGCTGGGCACCGAGCTGGCCGGTGGCACGCTGCGCGTGCTCGCCGCGCTGCAGGGCACCCGGCACGACCCGGCCACCGAGGAGCAGCCGGGCAAGATCCCGCACGAGCTGCGGCGGGCGGCGATCGACATCGACGGCTCCGAGCCGCTGCGGCTGCCGCCGCTGTACTACGGAACCGTCGACGCGACGCCGCTGTGGGTGTGCCTGCTGCACGACGCCTGGCGCGCGGGCCTGCCGGAGGACGAGGTGCGCGCACTGCTGCCGACGTTGACGGCGGCGCTGGGGTGGTTGTCCGGTCCCGGTGATCCCGACGGTGACGGGTTCTGCGAGTACCAGGGCTCGGACGCCGACGGGCTTGCCAACCAGGGTTGGAAGGACTCCGGCGACGGCATCCGCTGGTCCGACGGCGGCATCGCGCGCCGTCCGCTGGCGCTGTGCGAGGTGCAGGGCTACGCCTACGCTGCCGCGGTCGGGGGCGCGGACCTGCTCGACGCCTTCGGCGGCGACGGCGGCCCGGCCCGCCAGTGGGGAGCCGAGCTGCGCGCGCGGTTCCGCGAGCAGTTCTGGGTGGAGGACGAGCACGGCCGCTACCCGGCGGTGGCGCTCGACGGTGACAAGCGCCCCGTCACCGGGCCGACGTCGAACATGGCGCACCTGCTGGGTACGGGACTGCTCGACGCGCACGAAGCGCGGCTGGTGGCCGACCAGCTCACCAGCAGCGCGCTGGACAGCGGCTACGGGTTGCGCACGCTGGCGTCGACCAACGCCGGGTTCAACCCGTTGAGCTACCACTGCGGCAGCGTCTGGCCGCACGACACCGCGATCGCGGTGCTGGGGCTCGCCGCCGAGGGGCTGCACGAGCAGGCGCGGGTGCTGGCCGAGGGACTTGTGCGGTCGGCCGTGGAGTTCGGCCACCGGGTGCCCGAGCTCCACGGCGGCACCGACAGGGCGGCGGGCGAGCCCGTCGTGGCCTATCCCGCGTCATGCCGGCCGCAGGCGTGGTCGGCGGCCGGTGCCGTCGCCGTGGTCGGCTACCTGGAGGGCTGGAACCGGGCGGCGAAGCCCGGTGCGCAGCCGGGGCGGAACGCGTAG
- a CDS encoding LacI family DNA-binding transcriptional regulator, protein MPRATTLEQVAARAGVSRQTVSNALNAPGKVRPDTLRRVREVIDELGYRPDTKARGLRTRSSGLIGYCVAERRADSVNTFMDRYLRALTAEVERTGRHVLLFTAAPGAEGLPVYEDLLARSAVDAFVLSDTQVGDPRHEWLAERGVPFASFGRTGSGTGDQPGPWVDVDGADGTAQAVRHLLEQGHSRIGFLGLPEGNRVGDDRAEGWRRACAEAGVEASGDLVVRCADEHRDRGEAAELLLDPGGGPTALVAANDALALGAYAALAARGLRVGTDVAVTGFDDSPTASVLVPGLTSLRQPVERVARRMVELLDEPDAAGGELLSPELVVRGSSDPVHSAGGQL, encoded by the coding sequence GTGCCTCGGGCAACGACGCTCGAACAAGTCGCCGCACGCGCCGGCGTCTCCCGCCAGACGGTGTCCAACGCGCTCAACGCGCCGGGCAAGGTCCGTCCCGACACGCTGCGGCGCGTCCGCGAGGTCATCGACGAGCTGGGATACCGGCCCGACACGAAGGCGCGCGGGCTGCGCACCCGTTCCAGCGGCCTGATCGGCTACTGCGTCGCCGAACGACGCGCGGACTCGGTCAACACGTTCATGGACCGGTACCTGCGGGCCCTGACCGCCGAGGTGGAGCGCACCGGCAGGCACGTCCTGCTGTTCACCGCCGCCCCGGGCGCCGAGGGGCTCCCCGTCTACGAGGACCTGCTCGCCCGCAGCGCGGTCGACGCGTTCGTGCTCAGCGACACGCAGGTCGGCGACCCCCGGCACGAATGGCTGGCCGAGCGCGGGGTGCCGTTCGCCTCCTTCGGCCGGACCGGCTCCGGCACCGGCGACCAGCCCGGCCCGTGGGTCGACGTCGACGGCGCGGACGGCACCGCCCAGGCCGTGCGCCACCTGCTCGAACAGGGGCACTCGCGGATCGGGTTCCTCGGTCTGCCCGAGGGCAACCGGGTGGGTGACGACCGCGCCGAGGGATGGCGGCGGGCCTGCGCGGAAGCCGGCGTCGAGGCGTCCGGCGACCTGGTGGTGCGATGCGCCGACGAGCACCGCGACCGCGGTGAAGCCGCCGAGCTGCTCCTGGACCCGGGCGGCGGGCCGACCGCGCTGGTCGCCGCGAACGACGCGCTGGCGCTGGGTGCCTACGCGGCGCTGGCCGCCCGCGGACTGCGGGTCGGAACCGACGTGGCGGTGACGGGATTCGACGACAGCCCCACGGCCTCGGTGCTCGTGCCGGGCCTGACCAGCTTGCGCCAGCCTGTCGAACGGGTCGCGCGGCGGATGGTCGAACTGCTGGACGAGCCGGACGCCGCCGGCGGCGAGCTGCTGTCGCCGGAGCTCGTCGTCCGAGGCAGCAGCGACCCGGTCCACTCGGCCGGAGGGCAGCTCTGA